One region of Luteolibacter rhizosphaerae genomic DNA includes:
- a CDS encoding Precorrin-3B methylase, translated as MPPKKKANAKPLVGSALIKEVNRRIRLARSLWDAHRNAACRGEREKAIALYETLTKEEREKVPQELRVWLRYRSEKYFGEGRTPPGG; from the coding sequence ATGCCTCCGAAGAAGAAAGCCAATGCCAAGCCGCTGGTCGGTTCCGCCTTGATCAAGGAGGTGAACCGCCGCATCCGCTTGGCGCGAAGCCTCTGGGACGCCCACCGGAATGCCGCCTGCCGCGGTGAGCGGGAGAAGGCCATCGCGCTCTACGAAACCCTGACCAAGGAAGAGCGGGAGAAGGTGCCGCAGGAGCTGCGGGTCTGGCTGCGCTATCGCAGCGAGAAGTATTTCGGCGAAGGGCGAACGCCGCCCGGTGGCTAG
- a CDS encoding AAA family ATPase, which produces MGKKKNKAPPVLLQRLGDHFGTDPGALPLVERSFAKYDRPNLHQAIMEIAGAGVELLGVIPRNDYEPVTLARIVRQASAKNMDLGPVQHVDETLPGNRRMACVKRGLFLFRYRDMPVAIMQDEERFTSSPRLTIEVMAGESAAAEELLRRIEKETLQGKAFRGGVISLKGDCHRGFAVQFHQLPALAREEVILPEDLLQRLERHTVDFSRQSGRLKAAGRHLKRGILLHGPPGTGKTYSAMHLASRMPERTVFLLTGADIGMIEQAVAMARILDPATLILEDVDLIGTRRENQMVGANAVLFELLNQMDGLAEDADLLFILTTNRPDVLEPALAARPGRIDQAIEIPPPDEDCRRRLIALYGKGLVLELEELDDLVRRIEGVSAAFIRELLRKAAVHAALEEDGEIVVRDRHLAAALAELMVAGGPLTMSLLGASVASED; this is translated from the coding sequence ATGGGTAAGAAGAAGAACAAAGCGCCGCCGGTCCTCTTGCAGAGGCTCGGCGATCATTTCGGCACCGACCCGGGGGCGCTGCCTTTGGTCGAGCGCAGCTTCGCCAAATACGACCGGCCGAACCTGCATCAGGCGATCATGGAGATCGCCGGCGCCGGAGTGGAGTTGCTCGGCGTGATCCCTCGCAACGACTACGAGCCGGTCACTTTGGCCCGGATCGTCCGTCAGGCGAGCGCCAAGAACATGGATCTCGGTCCCGTCCAGCACGTGGATGAGACCCTGCCGGGCAACCGGCGCATGGCCTGCGTGAAGCGAGGCCTCTTTCTCTTCCGCTATCGCGATATGCCCGTCGCCATTATGCAGGATGAGGAGCGTTTCACCTCCTCGCCCCGCTTGACCATTGAGGTGATGGCCGGTGAGAGCGCCGCGGCCGAAGAGCTCCTCCGCCGGATCGAAAAGGAAACCCTGCAGGGCAAGGCATTCCGCGGCGGTGTGATTTCGCTGAAAGGCGATTGCCACCGCGGCTTCGCGGTGCAGTTCCATCAGCTCCCCGCCTTGGCGCGGGAGGAAGTGATTCTTCCCGAGGATCTGCTCCAGCGTCTTGAACGCCACACGGTGGACTTCAGCCGTCAGTCCGGGCGCTTGAAGGCGGCCGGGCGGCACCTGAAGCGCGGCATCCTTCTTCACGGACCGCCCGGAACCGGCAAAACCTACTCGGCGATGCACCTCGCCTCGCGCATGCCGGAGCGCACCGTGTTCCTGCTCACCGGAGCGGATATCGGCATGATCGAGCAAGCGGTGGCGATGGCCCGCATTCTCGATCCCGCCACTTTGATCTTGGAGGATGTCGATCTCATCGGCACGCGGCGCGAGAACCAGATGGTCGGGGCGAATGCCGTGCTCTTCGAGTTGCTCAACCAGATGGACGGCTTGGCCGAGGATGCCGACCTGCTCTTCATCCTCACCACCAATCGACCCGACGTGCTCGAACCCGCGCTTGCGGCGCGCCCGGGGCGGATCGATCAGGCGATCGAGATTCCTCCGCCGGACGAAGATTGCCGGCGTCGCCTGATCGCGCTCTATGGCAAGGGCTTGGTCTTGGAGCTGGAGGAGCTCGATGACCTCGTGCGCCGGATCGAGGGCGTAAGCGCCGCCTTCATCCGCGAACTGCTGCGGAAGGCCGCGGTGCATGCCGCCTTGGAAGAGGACGGCGAGATCGTGGTGAGGGATCGTCACCTCGCGGCGGCCTTGGCCGAGCTGATGGTAGCGGGAGGCCCCCTGACCATGAGCCTGCTCGGAGCCTCGGTGGCATCGGAGGACTAG
- the rsfS gene encoding ribosome silencing factor, with protein sequence MAIQGLELAKACAKVADETKAEKIRLWDLRGLSNLTDFMVVCSGSSMPHLRAILRDIRGRVDEDHGAKPINAEGNADTKWVVLDYIDVMVHVMHEELRDFYGLEDLWADAKEVSWTE encoded by the coding sequence ATGGCGATCCAAGGACTGGAATTGGCAAAGGCTTGCGCAAAAGTGGCGGACGAAACCAAGGCGGAGAAGATCCGGCTCTGGGACCTGCGTGGGCTGTCCAACCTGACCGACTTCATGGTCGTCTGCTCCGGCTCGTCCATGCCCCACCTCCGCGCCATCCTGCGCGATATCCGCGGCCGCGTGGATGAGGACCACGGCGCCAAGCCGATCAATGCCGAGGGCAATGCCGACACCAAGTGGGTCGTGCTCGATTACATCGACGTGATGGTCCACGTGATGCACGAGGAACTGCGCGACTTCTACGGACTCGAGGACCTCTGGGCCGACGCCAAGGAGGTCTCTTGGACCGAGTGA
- a CDS encoding M28 family peptidase encodes MLKSLEVGKLRAPAALPALPPRRSWRRDGRVTEESAPRRNPRIALLLWILPLWLVVSAGFSIWFYFRKQASDAQVEQIRFATAVNDADLKGDVDKFLGFVGQRHPGSPQGLNRAAAMIEGSLGPANAGYKVERLRGPTLEAGQWPLLLVTLRGREEELPPLWIVVGYDGRPGSLGAEANASGVASAMAAAHALADAHPKRAVVFAFIPHAYDSDSPLADTFAILKQRIGSASSVLVVEAMGAGEKLMVSSRDAENPALRLVDGLGEVAGAETICMEDDFDLSSALFEMNLPAVRVATRPVVRADEADDTAPDSAKHAAATRALVSLIEKLSDS; translated from the coding sequence ATGCTAAAATCGCTGGAAGTAGGGAAGCTGCGGGCACCTGCGGCGCTTCCCGCCTTGCCTCCGCGGCGCTCATGGCGGAGGGATGGCCGCGTGACCGAGGAATCTGCCCCGCGCCGCAACCCGCGCATCGCCCTGCTGCTCTGGATCCTGCCGCTCTGGCTGGTCGTCTCCGCCGGTTTCAGCATCTGGTTCTACTTCCGCAAGCAGGCTTCCGACGCCCAGGTGGAGCAGATCCGTTTTGCCACTGCCGTGAATGACGCCGACCTGAAGGGCGATGTGGATAAGTTCCTTGGCTTCGTCGGCCAGCGCCACCCCGGCTCCCCGCAGGGCCTGAATCGCGCCGCCGCCATGATCGAAGGTTCGCTGGGCCCCGCGAATGCCGGCTACAAGGTGGAGCGCCTGCGCGGCCCCACCCTGGAGGCCGGGCAGTGGCCGCTTCTGCTCGTCACCCTGCGCGGCCGGGAGGAAGAGCTGCCGCCCCTCTGGATCGTGGTCGGCTACGACGGGCGCCCCGGGTCGCTTGGCGCGGAGGCAAATGCCAGCGGCGTTGCCAGCGCCATGGCCGCTGCCCATGCCCTCGCGGATGCCCATCCCAAGCGCGCCGTGGTCTTCGCCTTCATCCCGCACGCCTACGACTCCGACTCCCCATTGGCGGATACCTTCGCTATCCTGAAGCAGCGCATCGGCAGTGCCTCCTCCGTTCTCGTCGTGGAGGCCATGGGCGCGGGGGAGAAGCTCATGGTCAGCTCGCGGGATGCGGAGAATCCGGCGCTACGGCTGGTGGATGGCCTCGGTGAGGTTGCCGGAGCGGAGACCATCTGCATGGAGGATGACTTCGACCTCTCCTCCGCGCTCTTCGAGATGAATCTCCCCGCCGTCCGCGTCGCCACCCGCCCGGTGGTCCGTGCGGATGAGGCGGATGACACCGCTCCCGATTCCGCCAAACACGCCGCTGCCACGCGGGCATTGGTGAGCTTGATCGAAAAGCTTTCGGATTCTTGA
- a CDS encoding NIPSNAP family protein, with translation MFKALAVCLATLAMTFAAKAQEKQRFYELRTYHAEPGKLDALLSRFRDHTCKLFEKHGMTNVGYWLPVDNPDNLLVYLLAYPNQPARDASWKAFGEDEEWKKVVAASEANGKLVGKIDSTFLLPTAFSLGFPVTPKDQANRLFEMRTYTATPGNLDALHKRFQDHTQNLFRKHGITNLGYYRMVPGQEGAENTLIYFLAHKDAVSASASWTAFRADPVWVTAKNASQEAAGGSLTVLPDGVKSVFLKPVDFSPVK, from the coding sequence ATGTTCAAAGCCCTCGCCGTCTGCCTTGCCACGCTTGCGATGACCTTCGCCGCGAAAGCCCAGGAGAAGCAGCGCTTCTACGAGCTGCGGACCTATCATGCGGAGCCCGGCAAACTCGACGCGCTGCTGTCACGTTTTCGCGATCACACCTGCAAGCTCTTCGAGAAACACGGCATGACGAATGTCGGCTACTGGTTGCCGGTGGATAATCCGGACAATCTCCTGGTCTATCTTCTCGCCTACCCGAATCAGCCGGCACGGGATGCCTCGTGGAAGGCCTTCGGCGAGGACGAGGAGTGGAAGAAGGTGGTCGCCGCCTCGGAAGCGAATGGCAAGCTGGTGGGCAAGATCGATTCGACCTTCTTGCTTCCCACCGCCTTCTCGCTGGGCTTCCCCGTCACTCCGAAGGATCAGGCCAATCGGCTGTTCGAGATGCGCACCTACACGGCCACTCCCGGCAATCTCGATGCCCTTCACAAGCGCTTCCAGGATCATACCCAGAATCTCTTCCGGAAGCACGGGATCACGAATCTGGGCTACTACCGCATGGTCCCGGGACAGGAAGGCGCGGAGAACACCTTGATCTACTTCCTCGCCCACAAGGATGCGGTGTCTGCCAGCGCTTCGTGGACTGCCTTCCGCGCCGATCCGGTCTGGGTAACGGCGAAGAATGCCTCGCAGGAAGCGGCGGGCGGTTCGCTCACCGTGCTGCCGGACGGGGTGAAGTCGGTGTTCCTCAAGCCCGTGGACTTCTCACCCGTGAAGTGA
- the dnaB gene encoding replicative DNA helicase: protein MATETKPIRIADSPALQGGDSSASAADVMRSMPHALGPEKSILSSMLKDPEQWIGMALEEGLTREHFYLPGHGLLFETLRELNAKSQEIELVSLVQLLHDRGLLDSVGGPAAITDIFGYAPNAAHFHNHLGLVKDKFVLRSIIRTCTEAVSEAYDNPEETVSLLDRVESSVLGIRQGTETTRGFHIKQSVSDVISHFEALLSGDVEVQGAPTGYIDLDKMSKGLKPGEMFVVAARPSMGKTSLMMNIAEHICVDHGVPSMVFSCEMTAFQIVQRLVFSRARFAMAQLGKGFKPRREDLLRIKRAAEEIAASKLFVDDTPGLLIDTLRAKARRRKREDNIGFIAIDYLQLLKSGSKQAQNSREREIGEISAGIKGLAKELELPILVLAQLNRGPEGRTGKSLGVPRMSDLRESGTIEQDADMIGLLYRTAYYAETPEEKEQEAGRAELLLAKNRNGETGHIPLTFIAELMRFETRVRGDDEHAPE from the coding sequence ATGGCGACAGAGACCAAGCCCATCCGTATTGCCGATTCACCCGCTTTGCAGGGAGGAGATTCTAGCGCTTCGGCGGCGGATGTGATGCGCTCGATGCCGCACGCCTTGGGGCCGGAGAAGAGCATCCTCTCCTCAATGCTGAAGGATCCGGAGCAGTGGATCGGCATGGCCTTGGAAGAAGGTCTGACCCGCGAGCACTTCTACCTGCCCGGGCACGGTCTGCTATTTGAGACTCTGCGTGAGCTGAACGCGAAGAGCCAGGAGATCGAACTCGTCTCGCTGGTCCAGCTCCTTCACGACCGCGGCCTGCTCGATAGCGTGGGCGGCCCGGCGGCGATTACGGACATCTTCGGCTACGCGCCGAATGCCGCGCATTTCCACAATCACCTCGGCTTGGTGAAGGACAAGTTCGTCCTCCGCTCGATCATCCGCACCTGCACCGAGGCGGTATCCGAGGCTTACGACAACCCGGAGGAGACCGTCTCGCTGCTGGACCGCGTGGAGTCCAGCGTGCTCGGCATCCGCCAGGGCACCGAGACCACCCGCGGTTTCCACATCAAGCAGTCGGTCTCCGACGTCATCAGCCACTTCGAGGCGCTGCTCTCCGGCGACGTCGAGGTGCAGGGGGCCCCGACCGGCTACATCGACCTCGACAAGATGTCGAAGGGCTTGAAGCCGGGTGAAATGTTCGTCGTGGCTGCCCGTCCCTCGATGGGTAAGACCTCGCTGATGATGAACATCGCGGAGCACATCTGCGTGGATCACGGCGTGCCCTCGATGGTCTTCTCCTGCGAAATGACCGCCTTCCAGATCGTGCAACGTCTGGTCTTCTCGCGGGCCCGCTTCGCGATGGCTCAGCTCGGCAAGGGCTTCAAGCCGCGGCGCGAGGACCTGCTGCGGATCAAGCGCGCGGCGGAGGAAATCGCCGCCTCCAAGCTCTTCGTGGACGATACCCCGGGCCTGTTGATCGACACGCTGCGGGCCAAGGCGCGCCGTCGGAAGCGCGAGGACAACATCGGCTTCATCGCGATCGACTACCTCCAGCTCCTCAAGTCCGGATCGAAGCAGGCGCAGAACTCCCGTGAGCGTGAGATCGGTGAGATCTCCGCCGGTATCAAGGGCCTCGCGAAGGAACTCGAGTTGCCGATCCTGGTGCTGGCTCAGCTCAACCGTGGTCCGGAAGGACGAACCGGCAAGTCACTGGGTGTGCCGCGGATGTCGGACCTCCGTGAATCCGGAACCATCGAGCAGGACGCCGACATGATCGGCCTGCTCTACCGGACCGCCTACTATGCGGAGACTCCGGAGGAAAAGGAGCAGGAGGCGGGGCGCGCGGAGCTTCTTCTGGCGAAGAACCGTAACGGTGAGACCGGCCACATCCCGTTGACCTTCATCGCGGAGCTGATGCGCTTCGAGACCCGCGTGCGCGGCGACGACGAGCATGCGCCGGAGTAA